The Virgibacillus phasianinus genome includes a window with the following:
- a CDS encoding alpha-mannosidase produces MLLTEEKAQARIRELAGYRYRDAVNLSEWQFAVDENGEVGTHPSRNGDSSVIKIGERWSGRDLYAWLSADVAIPKTWQDKKIVGLFDFGNTGGGNNSGFESLLFVNGEPYQGVDSNHKEVFLSGDQAGHTLAFDFRLWTGLEGGGKPAVQEYKLEYAQLAWLDERVDNFYYDAKAVIETVLVLHENQPERHTLLRVLNHALNLLNWLNPGSKDFYESVYQAHHYLDDELNRMEKNNDITFHCIGHTHIDVAWLWRLKHTREKSARSFSTVLRLMEQYPEYIFMQGQPQLYEYIKEDYPEIYQKMKEKITDGRWETDGGMWLEADCNIPSGESLVRQLLLGTNFLRDEFNAESKYLWLPDVFGYSWALPQILKKSGMETFMTTKISWSQYNRMPHDTFKWRGIDGSEILTHFITTTEPWPESRYYTYNGFMTPQVVQESWEAYKDKNINQDLLLSYGYGDGGGGVNREMLEMRRRIDKMPGLPNAKPSTSTTYFNNLHKTIEETNEYVHTWDGELYLEFHRGTYTSQAYMKRMNRKLEFLYRESEWLSVLSGIGQNSLATYPQKELTSGWKTILRNQFHDIIPGSSIKEVYQDAKLEYEEAEQLAVNVWENASKSIVQMKDEHTWTIFNSAPWERTDLIEIPTEATEGKWVDIDGHELTAQQSADGWLVQVENLPSMGYLNILFSPSESIDNQKDEAFIFHDNGVKTPFYTINWNDNGHLTSIYDQENKREVLADGAHGNVLQVFEDKPLMFDAWDIDIFYQQKMEEVSALKSIELVEKGSLQAVIRFTWSYGESLIEQDMVVYTNSRRIDFKTEIDWKERQRLLKAAFPVDIRSTEATYDIQFGNVKRPTHWNTSWDYARFESVGHKWADLSEGGYGVSLLNDCKYGYDIKDHVMRLSLLKSPIHPDPDADLGHHSFTYALLPHQGSWKEGNTEREAWSLNNALTHQEGSSAQGKQSMLTCSASNLMIDAVKKAEYDDRIVVRMHEFEGKRIDAELSSDLGILSWQECDLMERPLAEQVKNDMINFQIKPYEIKTYLVEFSM; encoded by the coding sequence ATGTTACTGACGGAAGAAAAAGCGCAGGCAAGAATCCGGGAGCTGGCCGGATACCGGTACAGGGATGCCGTTAATTTGTCTGAATGGCAATTTGCCGTTGATGAAAATGGTGAAGTGGGAACGCACCCTTCAAGGAATGGCGACAGTTCCGTGATAAAAATAGGTGAACGCTGGAGCGGAAGAGATTTATATGCGTGGTTATCTGCTGATGTTGCTATTCCGAAGACTTGGCAGGACAAAAAGATTGTTGGATTATTTGATTTTGGCAACACGGGTGGCGGCAATAACTCAGGTTTTGAATCGCTGCTATTTGTAAATGGTGAACCCTATCAAGGCGTTGATTCCAATCATAAAGAAGTATTCCTATCTGGTGATCAGGCTGGACATACCCTTGCCTTTGACTTCAGGCTCTGGACAGGTCTGGAAGGTGGCGGGAAGCCAGCCGTCCAGGAATATAAATTGGAGTATGCGCAGCTTGCCTGGCTGGATGAACGGGTTGACAATTTTTATTATGACGCAAAAGCGGTGATCGAAACCGTGCTTGTTTTACATGAAAATCAGCCGGAGCGACATACACTACTGCGCGTGTTAAACCATGCCCTGAATCTGCTGAACTGGTTGAATCCAGGTTCAAAAGATTTTTATGAATCGGTCTATCAGGCCCATCATTATTTGGATGACGAGTTAAACAGGATGGAGAAAAATAATGATATTACCTTTCATTGTATCGGGCATACCCATATTGATGTTGCCTGGTTATGGCGGTTAAAGCATACCCGCGAGAAATCTGCCAGGTCGTTTTCTACGGTATTACGCCTGATGGAGCAATATCCGGAATATATTTTCATGCAAGGACAACCGCAATTATATGAATATATCAAAGAAGATTATCCGGAAATCTATCAAAAGATGAAAGAAAAAATTACCGACGGCCGCTGGGAAACAGATGGCGGGATGTGGCTAGAGGCCGATTGTAATATCCCATCCGGTGAGTCACTCGTTCGTCAATTATTGCTTGGAACTAATTTTCTTCGTGATGAGTTTAATGCAGAAAGTAAATATTTATGGCTCCCTGATGTATTTGGCTACAGCTGGGCATTGCCGCAGATTTTAAAGAAATCAGGCATGGAAACGTTCATGACGACAAAAATCAGCTGGAGCCAGTATAACCGGATGCCGCACGATACCTTTAAGTGGCGCGGTATTGATGGCAGTGAAATTTTGACTCACTTTATTACCACAACAGAACCATGGCCGGAATCACGCTATTATACATACAACGGTTTTATGACACCACAGGTCGTGCAGGAATCATGGGAGGCCTATAAAGATAAAAATATCAATCAGGATCTGCTGCTTTCCTACGGTTATGGAGATGGCGGCGGCGGGGTGAATCGCGAAATGCTTGAAATGCGCCGGCGAATTGATAAGATGCCAGGTTTGCCCAACGCAAAACCTTCTACTTCAACGACTTATTTTAATAATCTGCACAAAACAATCGAGGAAACAAATGAATACGTTCACACTTGGGATGGCGAGCTGTATTTGGAATTTCACCGTGGCACTTATACAAGCCAAGCCTATATGAAACGGATGAACCGGAAACTGGAATTCCTTTACCGGGAAAGTGAGTGGCTTAGTGTGCTCAGCGGTATCGGTCAGAATTCGCTTGCCACGTACCCGCAAAAGGAATTGACCAGTGGCTGGAAAACAATCCTGCGCAATCAGTTTCATGATATCATTCCTGGTTCCTCGATTAAGGAAGTCTATCAGGATGCCAAATTAGAATACGAGGAAGCAGAGCAACTAGCGGTAAACGTGTGGGAAAATGCTTCAAAATCAATCGTTCAAATGAAGGATGAACATACATGGACAATATTCAATTCTGCTCCATGGGAAAGAACAGACCTGATTGAGATACCAACTGAAGCCACAGAAGGAAAATGGGTGGATATTGATGGGCATGAACTGACCGCACAACAATCAGCTGATGGCTGGCTGGTGCAAGTGGAGAACCTTCCTTCGATGGGTTACCTGAATATTTTGTTTAGCCCATCGGAATCAATCGATAATCAAAAAGATGAAGCTTTTATTTTTCATGATAACGGTGTAAAAACGCCTTTTTATACGATTAATTGGAATGATAACGGGCACCTTACGAGTATCTATGATCAGGAAAACAAGCGGGAGGTACTGGCAGACGGAGCCCATGGCAATGTGTTGCAAGTCTTTGAAGACAAGCCGCTGATGTTTGATGCCTGGGATATCGATATTTTCTATCAGCAGAAGATGGAAGAAGTCAGCGCATTAAAGTCTATTGAACTAGTAGAAAAGGGCAGCTTACAGGCGGTGATCCGATTTACCTGGAGCTATGGTGAGTCATTAATTGAACAGGACATGGTTGTATATACGAATAGTCGCAGAATTGACTTCAAAACAGAAATTGACTGGAAAGAACGGCAGCGATTGTTGAAGGCAGCTTTCCCAGTAGATATTCGTTCGACGGAAGCAACTTATGATATTCAGTTTGGAAATGTGAAACGGCCGACCCATTGGAACACGAGCTGGGATTATGCACGGTTTGAAAGTGTAGGCCATAAGTGGGCGGATCTTTCTGAAGGCGGGTATGGCGTAAGTCTGCTGAATGATTGCAAGTATGGGTACGATATCAAGGATCATGTGATGCGCCTGTCTTTATTAAAATCACCAATCCATCCAGACCCGGATGCTGATCTTGGGCATCACAGCTTCACGTACGCATTGTTGCCTCATCAAGGAAGCTGGAAAGAAGGAAATACAGAACGGGAAGCCTGGTCATTAAATAACGCACTTACACATCAGGAAGGAAGCAGCGCGCAAGGGAAACAATCGATGTTAACTTGTTCAGCAAGCAATCTCATGATTGATGCCGTTAAAAAGGCTGAATACGATGACAGGATTGTAGTCAGAATGCATGAATTTGAAGGGAAGCGAATCGATGCTGAACTTAGCAGTGATTTAGGCATCCTATCCTGGCAGGAATGCGATTTAATGGAACGACCACTTGCTGAGCAGGTAAAGAATGACATGATAAATTTTCAAATCAAACCGTATGAAATTAAAACATATTTAGTGGAATTCTCCATGTAG
- a CDS encoding extracellular solute-binding protein, with product MKKALTLFLTAVFAIFVLSACQNDDEDKESSKAASVEVNKEGFPIVDKEIGLSMMAPGTGMEEWKNMPTLKKYADMTNITFEYETPPLSDFQTKLNLAFASGDISDIIFGAGTNNLTPAMEVDYGQQGVLLPLEDLIKDYAPNLQKLFEERPEVKKSITTVDGHIYSLPMVNAETGGTSASWYTGPLWYNGQWLDALGVKELPKTTEEFYELLKRFKTEDPNGNGKADEIPLLDVKMDSSRPWLLSAFGMKTWGIEENDGKVRYTPIQPEYKEYLTFMNKLYEEKLLDPETFSQSDEQKKAKGQANRVGVFPDWFSFFTTGETEEEAVNNPMFYPLTSPVSKERVVPLNPGIQRGTFSITKNNPNPEASIRWVDYFYSKEGFVFLNQGPEGYLWEWKDKDAGTKKQLEIPEGFESSEDYRGTLTPDYGIATPGLRSPIEGYGEKSDFEKFVNAETAKKIDPFGEVPFPLVYLTADEQKQINAIEVDLQSYVKQMEAKFITGVEPLSNWDTYIDTIKQMNIEKYVDVYQKAYDRWAESK from the coding sequence ATGAAAAAAGCACTCACATTATTTTTAACTGCTGTTTTTGCAATTTTTGTGTTGTCAGCTTGTCAGAATGATGATGAAGATAAAGAATCATCAAAAGCTGCAAGTGTTGAAGTGAATAAGGAAGGCTTTCCAATTGTTGATAAGGAAATAGGGCTGTCCATGATGGCACCTGGTACCGGGATGGAAGAGTGGAAAAACATGCCTACATTAAAGAAATATGCAGACATGACTAATATTACCTTTGAATACGAAACACCACCACTAAGCGATTTTCAAACGAAATTGAATTTGGCATTCGCAAGTGGTGATATTTCCGATATTATCTTTGGTGCAGGAACAAATAACCTGACTCCTGCCATGGAAGTAGACTACGGGCAGCAAGGTGTGCTATTGCCTTTAGAAGATTTGATAAAAGACTATGCACCAAATCTGCAAAAGCTGTTTGAGGAAAGACCAGAAGTGAAGAAGTCGATTACTACAGTTGATGGACATATTTATTCATTGCCAATGGTAAATGCGGAAACAGGAGGCACCTCAGCAAGCTGGTATACGGGGCCATTATGGTATAACGGTCAATGGCTTGATGCTTTAGGTGTAAAGGAATTGCCGAAAACAACTGAAGAATTTTATGAACTATTAAAACGATTTAAGACAGAGGATCCGAATGGAAATGGTAAAGCAGACGAAATTCCATTACTTGACGTGAAAATGGATAGTTCTAGACCGTGGTTGCTAAGTGCATTTGGCATGAAAACATGGGGAATTGAAGAAAACGATGGAAAAGTACGTTATACACCTATCCAGCCGGAATATAAGGAATACTTAACATTCATGAATAAACTTTATGAAGAAAAATTACTGGATCCAGAAACATTCTCACAATCTGATGAACAGAAAAAAGCAAAAGGTCAGGCAAATAGAGTAGGAGTATTCCCGGATTGGTTCTCCTTCTTTACTACTGGTGAAACAGAAGAAGAGGCAGTTAACAATCCTATGTTCTATCCATTGACTAGCCCTGTTTCAAAAGAACGAGTGGTACCACTGAATCCAGGTATCCAGCGGGGAACTTTCTCTATTACAAAAAACAACCCGAATCCAGAAGCATCGATTCGCTGGGTTGATTATTTCTATTCAAAAGAAGGCTTTGTATTCTTGAATCAGGGACCTGAAGGGTATCTCTGGGAATGGAAGGACAAAGATGCAGGTACGAAGAAACAACTGGAAATACCAGAAGGCTTTGAGTCATCTGAAGATTACCGTGGAACATTGACACCTGACTATGGAATTGCAACACCTGGGCTAAGAAGTCCGATAGAAGGATACGGAGAAAAGTCAGATTTTGAAAAATTCGTGAACGCAGAAACAGCGAAGAAAATCGATCCATTTGGGGAAGTTCCTTTTCCACTTGTATATTTAACTGCAGACGAACAAAAACAAATTAATGCAATTGAGGTTGACCTGCAATCCTATGTGAAGCAGATGGAGGCAAAATTCATTACTGGTGTTGAACCATTGTCAAACTGGGATACGTACATCGATACAATTAAACAAATGAATATTGAAAAGTATGTAGATGTTTATCAAAAAGCTTACGATCGCTGGGCAGAAAGTAAATAG